A single region of the Streptomyces sp. NBC_01803 genome encodes:
- a CDS encoding cation:proton antiporter: MHDTTTMLIELGAVVLGLGLVGRLAGRLGLSPIPLYLLIGLAFGHGGLVPLSTSEDFIGVGAEIGVILLLLMLGLEYTATELVDSLRTQYPSGIVDLVLNAVPGAVAGLLLGWGPVGALALAGVTYISSSGVIAKILTDLNRLGNRETPVVLGVLVIEDLTMAVYLPVLSTVLAGVGLASGSLTLAIALGTAGLALFVALRHGRVISKAVSSDNPEMLLLVVLGLTLLVAGVAQRLQVSAAVGAFLVGIALSGEVARDTRRLFTPLRDLFAAVFFVFFGLSTDPSAIPPVLVPALALAAVTTVTKIATGWYAARRAGIGPRGRFRAGGALVARGEFSIVIAGLASASEPRIAPVATAYVLILVIVGPFATRWTEPVVRRLRERRASRRTTPAELVGEVRTAESGA; this comes from the coding sequence GTGCACGACACCACGACCATGCTGATCGAGCTGGGAGCCGTCGTGCTCGGCCTCGGCCTCGTCGGACGGCTGGCCGGACGGCTCGGCCTCTCCCCCATCCCCCTCTATCTGCTCATCGGCCTCGCCTTCGGCCACGGCGGGCTCGTACCGCTGTCCACCAGCGAGGACTTCATCGGAGTCGGGGCCGAGATCGGCGTCATTCTCCTGCTGTTGATGCTCGGCCTGGAGTACACCGCGACCGAGCTGGTGGACAGTCTCCGGACGCAATACCCCTCGGGCATCGTCGACCTCGTGCTCAACGCGGTGCCGGGCGCCGTCGCCGGGCTGCTGCTCGGCTGGGGACCGGTCGGCGCGCTGGCGCTGGCCGGCGTCACCTACATCTCCTCCTCCGGGGTGATCGCCAAGATCCTCACCGATCTGAACCGGCTCGGGAACCGCGAGACGCCCGTCGTCCTCGGCGTCCTGGTGATCGAGGACCTGACCATGGCGGTCTACCTGCCCGTGCTGTCGACGGTGCTGGCCGGGGTCGGCCTGGCCAGCGGCAGCCTGACCCTGGCCATCGCGCTCGGCACCGCCGGTCTCGCACTCTTCGTGGCGCTGCGGCACGGCCGCGTGATCAGCAAGGCCGTCTCCTCGGACAACCCCGAGATGCTGCTGCTGGTGGTGCTCGGGCTGACCCTGCTGGTGGCCGGGGTGGCGCAGCGGCTTCAGGTGTCGGCGGCGGTCGGCGCGTTCCTGGTCGGCATCGCGCTGTCGGGCGAGGTCGCGCGGGACACACGGCGGCTGTTCACGCCGCTGCGCGACCTGTTCGCGGCGGTGTTCTTCGTCTTCTTCGGCCTGTCCACCGATCCGAGCGCCATCCCGCCGGTGCTGGTGCCCGCGCTGGCGCTGGCCGCGGTCACGACGGTCACGAAGATCGCCACCGGCTGGTACGCGGCGCGGCGGGCCGGGATCGGGCCGCGCGGCCGGTTCCGGGCGGGCGGCGCGCTGGTGGCGCGCGGCGAGTTCTCCATCGTGATAGCCGGACTGGCCTCGGCCAGCGAGCCCAGGATCGCCCCGGTGGCCACGGCGTATGTGCTGATCCTGGTGATCGTGGGTCCCTTCGCCACCCGGTGGACGGAGCCAGTCGTGCGCCGGCTCCGCGAGCGCCGCGCGTCCCGCCGGACGACCCCCGCGGAGCTCGTCGGCGAGGTGCGGACGGCGGAGTCCGGCGCCTGA
- a CDS encoding cation:proton antiporter regulatory subunit, translating into MVTRRTPLPGVGTQYDIATKDGRHISVVVHEDGRRFLGFYHPEDPDACQGTVPLEAEEAARLASIIAPDRTEVALPGSEFDLNLVTERIPIGPDSPYRGRPMGDTKARTRTGSSIVAVLRRTGAHPSPGPDYRLEAGDTLLVVGTREGVDDLADIIAGS; encoded by the coding sequence ATGGTGACGCGACGCACCCCGCTCCCGGGCGTCGGCACCCAGTACGACATCGCGACCAAGGACGGCCGCCACATCTCGGTGGTGGTCCACGAGGACGGCCGCCGGTTCCTCGGCTTCTACCACCCCGAGGATCCTGACGCCTGCCAGGGCACCGTGCCCCTGGAGGCGGAGGAGGCCGCCCGGCTCGCCTCGATCATCGCCCCGGACCGCACGGAAGTGGCGCTGCCGGGCAGCGAGTTCGACCTCAACCTGGTGACCGAGCGCATCCCCATCGGTCCCGACTCCCCCTATCGGGGCCGGCCGATGGGTGACACCAAGGCCCGCACCAGGACCGGGTCTTCCATCGTCGCCGTGCTCCGCAGGACCGGGGCGCACCCCTCTCCCGGCCCCGACTACCGCCTTGAGGCAGGTGACACGCTGCTGGTCGTCGGCACCCGGGAGGGCGTCGACGACTTGGCCGACATCATCGCCGGCTCGTGA
- a CDS encoding winged helix-turn-helix domain-containing protein: protein MTDATSGPLPGVTPDSGVTPDSGVTTDSGVTTDPGVSPDPRHDVVLDARGLRALAHPVRVRLLELLRLRGPATATLLAQRMGLTSGATSYHLRRLGAAGFVEEDTERGNARERWWRSAHRTTSLNDPDLIAREPDAVLGCLRSVAAAHSLRVQQALNEVETMPEPWGQALSLSDVSLLLTPAETRRLRDELRSVVAGFRRDTPEEAAAAPTGAERVVIMSHVLPDPADRP from the coding sequence ATGACCGACGCGACTTCCGGCCCGCTCCCCGGAGTGACTCCCGACTCCGGAGTGACTCCCGACTCCGGAGTGACCACGGACTCCGGAGTGACCACGGATCCCGGAGTGAGCCCCGACCCCCGCCACGACGTCGTCCTCGACGCGCGCGGCCTGCGCGCCCTGGCCCACCCCGTCCGGGTGCGGCTGCTGGAACTGCTGCGCCTGCGCGGGCCCGCCACCGCCACCTTGCTCGCCCAGCGCATGGGCCTGACCTCCGGCGCGACCAGCTACCACCTGCGCCGGCTCGGCGCCGCCGGCTTCGTCGAGGAGGACACCGAACGCGGGAACGCCCGGGAACGTTGGTGGCGTTCGGCGCACCGGACGACCTCGCTCAACGACCCGGACCTGATCGCGCGCGAGCCCGACGCCGTCCTGGGCTGTCTGCGGTCGGTCGCCGCGGCGCACTCGCTCCGCGTCCAGCAGGCGCTGAACGAGGTGGAGACGATGCCCGAGCCGTGGGGGCAGGCCCTCTCCTTGAGCGACGTCTCGCTGCTCCTCACCCCGGCGGAGACCCGGCGCCTGCGCGACGAGTTGCGGTCCGTCGTCGCCGGCTTCCGGCGGGACACGCCGGAGGAGGCCGCCGCCGCGCCGACCGGGGCGGAGCGGGTCGTGATCATGTCGCATGTGCTGCCCGACCCGGCCGACCGGCCATGA
- a CDS encoding SRPBCC family protein, producing MPFKDPVATGRVTVNVTPAEAYRVVSDPLLMVTFAEETVEARWLRGATHATVGARFRGVNRNGRRRWVTTCTITETNRNRRFAYEVATAPLRIPVSLWRYDIDPVPDGTGCVITESNWIRVPRWFRPITTVLTGVSDRVGANRAHIATTLDRLKSHLESRQPA from the coding sequence ATGCCGTTCAAGGACCCTGTCGCCACCGGCCGGGTGACGGTCAACGTCACTCCCGCCGAGGCTTACCGCGTCGTCAGTGATCCGCTCCTCATGGTCACCTTCGCCGAGGAGACCGTCGAGGCCCGCTGGCTGCGTGGCGCCACGCACGCCACCGTGGGCGCCCGCTTCCGGGGCGTCAACCGCAACGGGCGCCGCCGTTGGGTCACCACCTGCACCATCACCGAGACGAACCGTAACCGCCGGTTCGCCTACGAGGTCGCGACCGCTCCGCTGAGGATCCCGGTGTCGCTCTGGCGGTACGACATTGACCCGGTGCCCGACGGCACCGGTTGCGTGATCACCGAGAGTAACTGGATCCGTGTTCCGAGGTGGTTCAGGCCCATCACCACTGTCCTCACCGGGGTTTCCGACCGCGTCGGCGCCAACCGCGCGCACATCGCCACCACGCTGGACCGCCTCAAGTCCCACCTGGAGTCCCGGCAGCCCGCGTGA
- a CDS encoding acetoacetate decarboxylase family protein → MSDYPPAPWRLKGDMYVSLWRLPLRSVPAWDLPPGVRPLTMGGRCVLTTFWVDYQRGSVLEYHEFLVSLLVRHRRGIVVTAVAVWVDDERSLAGGHELWGIPKELGMFALDSAAGFTAELATGPGETVTTAFRDRLRLPAVRLPVRTRLVQRKPDGSVCEVPLRLSGPVGLGRERLRAPATGPLAFLAGHRPSVTVALRGFRFLVGEAVSAAPPS, encoded by the coding sequence ATGAGCGACTATCCCCCCGCGCCCTGGCGGCTGAAGGGCGACATGTACGTCTCCCTGTGGCGGCTGCCTCTCCGCTCCGTTCCCGCCTGGGACCTGCCGCCCGGGGTCCGGCCGCTGACCATGGGCGGGCGGTGTGTCCTGACCACGTTCTGGGTCGACTACCAGCGGGGCAGCGTGCTGGAGTACCACGAGTTCCTCGTCTCGCTGCTCGTCCGCCACCGGCGCGGCATCGTGGTCACGGCGGTGGCCGTCTGGGTGGACGACGAGCGTTCCCTGGCGGGTGGGCATGAACTATGGGGAATTCCGAAGGAGTTGGGCATGTTTGCCCTCGACTCGGCGGCCGGGTTCACGGCAGAGCTGGCCACCGGCCCCGGAGAGACCGTGACCACGGCCTTCCGGGACCGGCTCCGCCTGCCCGCCGTCAGGCTGCCCGTGCGCACCCGGCTCGTACAGCGGAAGCCGGACGGGAGCGTCTGCGAGGTGCCCCTGCGGCTGTCCGGTCCGGTCGGGCTCGGCCGCGAACGGCTACGGGCCCCGGCCACCGGACCGTTGGCGTTCCTCGCCGGACACCGCCCGAGCGTCACGGTCGCCCTGCGCGGCTTCCGCTTCCTGGTGGGGGAGGCGGTCAGCGCAGCTCCACCGAGTTGA
- a CDS encoding ROK family transcriptional regulator: MTAGPAPSRPTPVLFRRVAAESELSGVVADDTRAAIFAEILTAGPSSRTELARRLGLSQSTVTRAVNPLIETGYLVEIGARSSGGGRPQRILAVARDRHLVVGVKLAPQSVTAVLTDLEATVVARSRLPVGAGATPEEVMALASQAVNYLLAAEDRSEERVLGVGVGIGGHVDADTGRCVRSGVMGWEDVDVAGPLSAVLGLPVVVNNDANALLVAERWFGAGRDCESLAVVTVGAGIGCGLMLAGGLFTGSSGLAGELGHVPIQPDGPVCSCGSRGCVEALASDAAVLTAISSTSGIPCPSIKDALTRAAAGEAAVLAAFSAMGEALGRAMATVCNLVNPEKIVLTGESVRAYALFGPACRDALAAHGFSTAAADCELVTHVADDDMWARGAACLAIREAVQATR; encoded by the coding sequence ATGACAGCAGGCCCGGCGCCGAGCAGGCCCACCCCCGTTCTCTTCCGCCGGGTAGCGGCCGAGTCCGAGCTGTCCGGGGTGGTCGCCGACGACACCAGGGCGGCGATCTTCGCCGAGATCCTGACGGCGGGGCCCTCCTCCCGCACCGAGCTGGCCCGGCGGCTGGGACTCTCCCAGTCCACGGTCACCCGGGCGGTCAACCCGCTGATCGAGACCGGATATCTGGTGGAGATCGGCGCCCGCAGCTCGGGCGGCGGTCGGCCGCAGCGCATCCTCGCGGTCGCCCGCGACCGCCACCTGGTGGTCGGGGTCAAGCTGGCGCCGCAGAGCGTCACGGCGGTCCTGACCGACCTGGAGGCCACCGTGGTGGCCAGGAGTCGGCTGCCCGTGGGGGCCGGGGCCACGCCCGAGGAGGTCATGGCGCTCGCCTCGCAGGCGGTGAACTATCTCCTGGCCGCCGAAGACCGTTCGGAGGAGCGGGTGTTGGGCGTCGGCGTGGGCATCGGCGGACACGTCGACGCGGACACCGGCCGTTGCGTGCGCTCGGGAGTCATGGGCTGGGAGGACGTCGACGTGGCCGGCCCGCTGTCGGCGGTGCTCGGCCTGCCCGTCGTCGTGAACAACGACGCCAACGCCCTTCTGGTGGCTGAGCGTTGGTTCGGCGCGGGCCGGGACTGCGAGTCGCTGGCCGTGGTCACGGTGGGCGCGGGTATCGGCTGTGGACTGATGCTGGCGGGGGGCCTGTTCACCGGCTCCTCCGGGCTGGCCGGCGAGCTCGGCCATGTGCCGATCCAGCCGGACGGGCCCGTATGTTCGTGCGGGAGCCGGGGCTGTGTGGAGGCGCTGGCCTCCGACGCGGCGGTCCTGACGGCGATTTCGAGCACCTCGGGCATTCCCTGCCCCTCGATCAAGGACGCGCTGACCCGGGCCGCGGCGGGGGAGGCGGCGGTGCTGGCGGCGTTCTCCGCGATGGGCGAGGCGCTGGGCCGGGCCATGGCCACCGTGTGCAACCTGGTCAATCCGGAGAAGATCGTGCTGACCGGTGAAAGCGTGCGCGCCTACGCCCTCTTCGGCCCGGCCTGCCGCGACGCGCTCGCGGCGCACGGCTTCTCCACGGCCGCGGCCGACTGCGAGCTGGTGACGCACGTGGCCGACGACGACATGTGGGCGCGCGGCGCGGCCTGCCTGGCGATCAGGGAAGCCGTCCAGGCCACGCGCTGA
- a CDS encoding glycoside hydrolase family 13 protein gives MSPAHAAAVEPWWKSAVVYQIYPRSFADSNGDGIGDIPGIIGRLDYLSGLGVDVIWLSPVYPSPQDDNGYDISDYQGVDPVFGTLEDFDKLLAAVHERGMKLIMDLVVNHTSDEHPWFIASRDGGKDGPKRDWYWWRPARDGMTPGTPGAEPTNWASWFSGPAWEYDEASGEYFLHLFSRKQPDLNWENPEVREAVHAMMRWWLDRGVDGFRMDVINLISKNPALPDGHMAEGDRHADGGQHYVCGPRIHEFLAEMHREVFAGRPERLLTVGEMPGVTVEEAELFTDPARAELDMVFQFEHVGLDSGPGGKFDPRPLRLVDLKASLGRWQTGLHETGWNSLYWNNHDQPRVVSRYGDDTPGHRTRSATMLATVLHLHRGTPYIYQGEELAMANHPFATIDDFRDIESLNHFREATAAGEDPRRVLTALRARSRDNARTPMQWDASEHAGFTTGTPWIAVNPDHRHINAETQLADPHSVFHYYRRLIHLRHTEPAIAHGDFHMLAPDDEQLYAFLRRHQDSGTELLILANFTGQPLTPDLPDGWTGTETLITNAPPSGDPHTLAPWEARVHRRRTPRLRQFTEQ, from the coding sequence GTGTCCCCTGCTCACGCGGCCGCCGTCGAGCCGTGGTGGAAGTCCGCCGTCGTCTATCAGATCTATCCGCGCAGCTTCGCCGACTCCAACGGGGACGGCATCGGGGACATCCCCGGGATCATCGGGCGGCTCGACTACCTCTCCGGCCTGGGCGTGGATGTCATCTGGCTGTCGCCCGTCTACCCCTCCCCGCAGGACGACAACGGCTACGACATCAGCGACTACCAGGGTGTCGACCCGGTCTTCGGCACCCTGGAGGACTTCGACAAGCTGCTGGCCGCGGTCCACGAGCGGGGCATGAAACTGATCATGGACCTGGTGGTGAACCACACCTCCGACGAGCACCCGTGGTTCATCGCGTCCCGGGACGGCGGCAAGGACGGCCCGAAGCGTGACTGGTACTGGTGGCGCCCGGCCCGCGACGGCATGACGCCCGGCACCCCCGGCGCCGAACCCACCAACTGGGCCTCCTGGTTCTCCGGGCCGGCGTGGGAGTACGACGAGGCGAGCGGGGAGTACTTCCTGCATCTGTTCTCCCGCAAGCAGCCCGACCTCAACTGGGAGAACCCCGAAGTCCGCGAGGCCGTCCACGCGATGATGCGCTGGTGGCTGGACCGGGGCGTCGACGGCTTCCGCATGGACGTCATCAACCTCATATCGAAGAACCCCGCGCTCCCCGACGGACACATGGCCGAGGGCGACCGCCACGCCGACGGCGGCCAGCACTACGTCTGCGGTCCGCGCATCCATGAGTTCCTGGCGGAGATGCACCGCGAGGTCTTCGCCGGCCGTCCCGAACGCCTCCTGACCGTCGGGGAGATGCCCGGCGTGACAGTGGAGGAGGCGGAACTGTTCACCGATCCGGCGCGCGCGGAGCTGGACATGGTCTTCCAGTTCGAGCACGTCGGCCTCGACTCGGGCCCCGGCGGCAAGTTCGACCCGAGGCCGCTGCGGCTGGTCGATCTCAAGGCGTCACTGGGCCGTTGGCAGACCGGGCTGCACGAGACCGGCTGGAACAGCCTGTACTGGAACAACCACGACCAGCCCCGCGTCGTCTCCCGCTACGGCGACGACACCCCGGGACATCGCACCCGCTCCGCCACCATGCTCGCCACCGTGCTGCACCTGCACCGCGGCACGCCCTACATCTACCAGGGCGAGGAACTCGCCATGGCCAACCACCCGTTCGCCACCATCGACGACTTCCGCGACATCGAGTCCCTCAACCACTTCCGCGAGGCCACCGCCGCCGGCGAGGACCCCCGGCGCGTACTGACCGCGCTGCGCGCCCGCAGCCGCGACAACGCCCGCACCCCCATGCAATGGGACGCGAGCGAACACGCCGGATTCACCACCGGAACGCCCTGGATCGCCGTCAACCCCGACCACCGACACATCAACGCCGAAACCCAACTCGCCGACCCCCACTCCGTCTTCCACTACTACCGGCGCCTGATCCACCTCCGCCACACCGAACCAGCCATCGCCCACGGCGACTTCCACATGCTCGCCCCCGACGACGAACAGCTCTACGCCTTCCTCCGCCGCCACCAGGACAGCGGCACCGAACTCCTCATCCTGGCCAACTTCACCGGCCAGCCACTCACCCCCGACCTCCCCGACGGCTGGACCGGCACCGAGACCCTCATCACCAACGCGCCGCCATCCGGCGACCCGCACACCCTCGCCCCCTGGGAAGCCCGAGTCCACCGCCGCCGCACCCCACGACTGCGGCAATTCACAGAGCAGTGA
- a CDS encoding ABC transporter substrate-binding protein has product MQFTRRTGRLALGAAAVTLSLVATGCGGSDDSGSGGGQTLRLWHYEDPEGALGQAWDAAIEEFERTHPGVTVEFEQKTFDQIQQTSGMILNSDEAPDIMEYNKGNATAGLLSSQGLLTDLTQVAQERGWSDQISENLSTAARYDELGHMGGDTWYGVPNYGEYVLMYYNQDMFEEYGIEVPTDRAGFEAALQEFVDNGVTPIANAGNDHPAEHWLYLLALSQADEQWVRDYQFFEGDVDFHDEQWTYAAETYADWLDRGYFDQESVGLVGTDMTETFVSGQYPILVGGNWWYGGFLNDIQDFEWNAVPYPGSDMTLGSGGNLWVVPQNSDNQELAYDFIDITMSPEIQALIGNAGNIPVNVDAQDIEDERARGVITGFQELSDNNGLALYPDWPVPGYYDTFVASVQNLMNGSSPDEVLDELAGPYEEYVSSLG; this is encoded by the coding sequence ATGCAATTCACGAGGAGAACCGGCCGACTGGCGCTGGGCGCGGCGGCGGTCACGCTGTCCCTGGTAGCCACCGGATGCGGCGGCTCGGACGACTCCGGCTCCGGCGGTGGCCAGACGCTGAGGCTCTGGCACTACGAGGACCCCGAAGGCGCCCTCGGCCAGGCGTGGGACGCGGCGATCGAGGAGTTCGAGCGGACTCACCCGGGTGTCACGGTCGAGTTCGAGCAGAAGACGTTCGACCAGATCCAGCAGACCTCGGGCATGATCCTCAACTCGGACGAGGCGCCCGACATCATGGAGTACAACAAGGGCAACGCCACGGCCGGACTCCTGTCCTCCCAAGGGCTGCTGACCGACCTCACCCAGGTCGCCCAGGAGCGCGGTTGGTCGGACCAGATCAGCGAGAACCTCTCGACCGCCGCCCGGTACGACGAGTTGGGCCATATGGGCGGCGACACCTGGTACGGCGTCCCCAACTACGGCGAATACGTCCTCATGTACTACAACCAGGACATGTTCGAGGAGTACGGAATCGAGGTGCCCACGGACCGGGCGGGCTTCGAGGCGGCGCTCCAGGAGTTCGTGGACAACGGCGTCACCCCGATCGCCAACGCGGGCAACGACCACCCGGCCGAGCACTGGCTCTACCTGCTCGCGCTCTCGCAGGCCGACGAACAGTGGGTTCGCGACTATCAGTTCTTCGAGGGTGACGTCGACTTCCACGACGAGCAGTGGACCTACGCGGCCGAGACCTACGCCGACTGGCTGGACCGCGGCTACTTCGACCAGGAGTCCGTCGGCCTGGTCGGCACCGACATGACCGAGACGTTCGTCTCCGGCCAGTACCCGATCCTGGTGGGCGGCAACTGGTGGTACGGCGGGTTCCTCAACGACATCCAGGACTTCGAGTGGAACGCCGTCCCCTACCCGGGCAGTGACATGACCCTGGGCTCGGGCGGCAACCTGTGGGTCGTCCCGCAGAACTCGGACAACCAGGAACTCGCCTACGACTTCATCGACATCACCATGTCACCGGAGATCCAGGCGCTCATCGGCAACGCCGGCAACATCCCCGTGAACGTCGACGCGCAGGACATCGAGGACGAGCGTGCCCGCGGCGTGATCACCGGTTTCCAGGAGCTGTCGGACAACAACGGCCTGGCGCTGTACCCGGACTGGCCCGTCCCCGGCTACTACGACACCTTCGTGGCCTCCGTGCAGAACCTGATGAACGGCAGCTCGCCCGACGAGGTCCTCGACGAACTCGCGGGCCCCTATGAGGAATACGTCTCGTCCCTCGGCTGA
- a CDS encoding carbohydrate ABC transporter permease — protein sequence MKRNNLPRSAGYGIYLVPGLVLCALFLVVPLIMTIGYSFTRWQGIGSAEWIGFDNYTQLMEDDAFWASFKNIGFIIVGMAIVPTLLGLIIAAVLFDYIGKRHSDTLVNGLRSGLYIPQVIPVAVTGLMWGWILAPNGAINDILETVGLDGLTQNWLGDPDLALWTVLVVLVWMQLGYPLILFLAGLQRIDPELYEAADLDGASWPQRFARITVPLLRPEVYVVLVTTTIAALKVFAQIYVLTGGGPGDTTLVPSYFAYQNFFEKAQVGYGSAISTVMTLMVLIIAAVFLFRQNSEDRGI from the coding sequence GTGAAGCGGAACAACCTCCCGCGGTCGGCGGGCTACGGGATCTATCTGGTGCCGGGACTCGTGCTGTGCGCGCTGTTCCTCGTGGTTCCCCTGATCATGACCATCGGGTACAGCTTCACCCGCTGGCAGGGCATCGGCAGCGCCGAATGGATCGGATTCGACAACTACACACAGCTGATGGAGGACGACGCGTTCTGGGCGTCGTTCAAGAACATCGGCTTCATCATCGTCGGCATGGCGATCGTGCCCACGCTGCTCGGACTGATCATCGCCGCCGTGCTGTTCGACTACATTGGCAAGCGTCACAGCGACACCCTGGTCAACGGCCTGCGCTCGGGCCTGTACATCCCGCAGGTCATCCCGGTCGCCGTCACCGGCCTGATGTGGGGATGGATCCTCGCCCCCAACGGCGCGATCAACGACATCCTGGAGACGGTGGGCCTCGACGGCCTGACCCAGAACTGGCTCGGCGACCCCGACCTGGCCCTGTGGACCGTGCTGGTGGTCCTGGTCTGGATGCAACTGGGCTATCCGCTCATCCTGTTCCTGGCCGGACTGCAGCGCATCGACCCCGAGCTCTACGAGGCCGCCGACCTCGACGGCGCCTCCTGGCCGCAGCGCTTCGCCCGCATCACGGTCCCGCTGCTGCGCCCCGAGGTCTACGTCGTGCTGGTCACCACTACCATCGCCGCGCTGAAGGTCTTCGCGCAGATCTACGTGCTCACCGGCGGCGGACCGGGCGACACCACGCTCGTCCCCTCCTACTTCGCCTATCAGAACTTCTTCGAGAAGGCGCAGGTCGGCTATGGCTCGGCCATCTCGACCGTGATGACGCTGATGGTCCTGATCATCGCGGCCGTTTTCCTCTTCCGGCAGAACAGCGAAGACCGAGGGATCTGA
- a CDS encoding carbohydrate ABC transporter permease, whose amino-acid sequence MTLTAPERATGDSPMAALPESPRRRTRRSSRRAAAGKGRRTPLSYVVAAGVTAFVLAFLAPFLIILINSFKTSSDYRSNGPLSWPEKWNWDILDDVWERTDFTQKLLNSVQISLGVVVIAIVIALFNAYAIGIGRVRWRNAFLIFFLAVNVLPQEGVIYPVYYLFKEMGLYDTKLGYTILLGVLYSAFGTYLLSSVYAGFPRELLEAAQLDGASRWTVLWRIVLPMSWPTLSVMCVFFFVWSWNEFLTPLVLLISNDNQTVPLGLAVMRGQYTSEPTALSAAALLGVIPMIVFFLIFQRTLTRGVTAGAVK is encoded by the coding sequence ATGACACTCACCGCCCCCGAGAGGGCCACCGGCGACAGCCCCATGGCCGCCCTCCCCGAAAGCCCCCGCCGCCGCACCCGGCGCTCCTCACGCCGCGCCGCCGCCGGCAAGGGCCGCAGGACCCCGCTGTCCTACGTCGTCGCCGCGGGCGTCACCGCGTTCGTCCTCGCCTTCCTCGCGCCCTTCCTGATCATCCTGATCAACTCGTTCAAGACCTCGTCCGACTACCGCTCCAACGGCCCGCTGTCCTGGCCCGAGAAGTGGAACTGGGACATCCTCGACGACGTCTGGGAACGCACCGACTTCACCCAGAAACTCCTCAACAGCGTCCAGATCAGCCTGGGCGTCGTCGTCATCGCGATCGTGATCGCACTGTTCAACGCCTATGCCATCGGCATCGGCCGCGTCCGCTGGCGCAACGCCTTCCTCATCTTCTTCCTCGCCGTCAACGTGCTGCCGCAGGAAGGCGTGATCTACCCCGTCTACTACCTGTTCAAGGAAATGGGCCTGTACGACACCAAGCTCGGCTACACCATCCTGCTCGGAGTCCTCTACAGCGCGTTCGGCACCTACCTCCTGTCCTCGGTCTACGCCGGGTTCCCCCGCGAGCTCCTGGAGGCCGCCCAACTCGACGGCGCCAGCCGCTGGACCGTGCTGTGGCGCATCGTGCTGCCCATGAGCTGGCCCACGCTCTCCGTCATGTGCGTCTTCTTCTTCGTCTGGAGCTGGAACGAGTTCCTGACGCCACTGGTCCTGCTGATCTCCAACGACAACCAGACCGTCCCCCTCGGACTCGCCGTCATGCGGGGCCAGTACACCAGTGAGCCCACCGCGCTCAGCGCCGCCGCACTCCTCGGCGTCATCCCCATGATCGTCTTCTTCCTCATCTTCCAGCGCACCCTCACCCGCGGCGTCACAGCCGGCGCCGTGAAATGA